The stretch of DNA ATAATGCAGTAGCTTGGAAAGTGTTTTTCAAGGTAGCAGCAGCGAAGTCGTTTGCTTTTACATTTCTTAAACCATAACCTGCACCTTCAAGTTTTTGTGGAATGTCTAACATGGTTGCAATGTTAGATCCTTTGTAGTCTACAGATTGTGGGTATCTACCTAATACTGCAGCTTTTACGAAGTTTGCATCGTAAATATCAACATCACAGATGTCAATAACAGATTGGACTAAAGCTGAAGCAGTTGATAATGGAGCTGCGGAGTATTCAGCACCAACATCGATTCTTTTAGTTGGTACTTGTACTAATAACCTTTTTCCTCCGGAAATAGGTGTTACAACAGTATCATCGTCTTCAGAAACTTGGATAATACCTTTCATTTTGTCTGCGATTGCTTCTGCGTTGTCGACAATAGCGAGATCTAATTCTCTTCCTAAAATTCTGGATTTGTCTCCACCAACAGCACCGGTTTTAACGGATTTTTCGAGTCCTTCTAAGTTTACTGCAACGGTTCTTTTAACACCTTTAACAATTTTTTGAATTGCAGGGTTCCTAAGTGGACTAATAGCTTCGATTGGTACGTCAGATGCAATTTCGTTGCCTCTATCATCGAATAAATCGATTTTATCATCAAACTTTGCCATTTTTTCCCTCCTAAATAAATAGAGTTTAACTAATATACCGCTCTCAATGGTAACTTTTTTACCAAATCGAGCATATAGCTACAAAGCAAATCTTTGCAATAGCCAGCCATATGGTATACAAATTTTATTTTATAAAAGATATAATATAAAGATTACCTATGGAATATTTTAGAAAAGTTTATAAAGTATAATAAAACATTTTTTATTTAAGAAAAATACTGCTAAAAGTAATACTTTTTAAAATTCTTTAAATTGATTTAAAATTAAAAAATTTAATTAAAACAAAATAAATATTGAATTTAAAACATTAATTAAATTTAATTTAAAAAAAATAATTATTAAATACTTTTTTTATGAAATAAAGCAAAATAACAAATTATTACTTTTGAGCTTCAGAGTAATAAATAATACTAAAAGTAATACAAAAATTGATTTTAAAAATTACACTCAATTTATAAATAAAATGAAATAAAAAATAATAAATTATGCAACTTGTAGCAGATGTTGGAGGAATACCTGGTAAAGACTGTAACGGTTTTTGTAAATACTGTTACTTCAGAAAGGTAAAAGAAGTTAAAAGTTTTGGCTGTGCTCATTGTTTACCTAATAAAATAGGCTGTGAAAGATGCAGTAAAGGAATTAGTGAAACACAAAGTGAATTCAAACCACCATTCCAAGTAATGAACGAAGTTCAAACTGCATTAATGATGAATATGAGACCTGGGAAAGTTACAGCCAATATCAGTGGCGGCGGAGACATTAGCTGCTATCCTCATCTTGAAACATTGACTGCAGGTTTAAATCAATATTCAATACCATCAGTATTAGGTTATACCTGTGGAAAAGGCATAACCGATGGAGAAATTGCTTCCAGATTAATAAATAATGGTGTTGAAGAAGTTTCATTTACTATTTTTTCATCAGACCCGAAACTCAGAAAAGAATGGGTGAAAGATCCAAATCCTGAAGAAGCCCTTAAAGCATGCAAAACTTTCTGTGAAAATATTAAACTGACCGGTGCTGCAGTAATCATTCCCGGAGTAAATGATGGGGACGTATTGCGCCAGACCTGCAATACCCTTGAAGAATGGGGTGCAAAAGGAATGTTATTAATGAGATTTGCAAATACATTCAACGAAGGATTGATATTAGGAAATGAACCTATCATTAAAGGAATCGAATCACAGCCGGTTGAAGACTTTGCAGAATTAGTCAAACAGATCAATTCAGAATACAAGTTCAGAGTAAGCGGCACACCATTATGCGACCCCGAAACCGGCGGACCATTTGCAATTGCAAAAGATGAAAATGAGATATTCTTACAGTTTATTAAACCGGTGACAGGTGAAGCAACAATCATAACTTCCAAAATCGCCGCACCATTCATTGCTAAAATATTTGATAAGTTAGAAGTTGATAGCGTCAATGTTGTTGCGGTTGAAAAGGAAATAGCTTGCTTGATTACAAAGGAAGACCTGGAAAAACTTGACTTGAGTGAAATAAAACAAGCCGTAATCATCCCTGGAAGATCATTCGTTCATCAACTGGATGCAGAAAGAATATTAAGTGCAGACGGTCTGGAAAGAATCGTTGGCCGTGGCCCAGACACCTTAACAGTTGATGGGGAACTAAGCATAGACATGACTGATGAAAATGTCATCGAAAGAGAATTAGAAGATTTCAACGATTTGGTGGATGCAATCAATTTCTTCGGAATGCGAATACTTTAAAAAAAAGAAGATTAGTTTGAATCCTCAACAAGAGAACTCTCACTATTGATTTTAACTAAAATATAATCATACATGAATGATTTTTTAATTTCAGCAATTTCTGATAACTTTTTGCCGTCAATAACCACATCAGCGATTACATCGGCGTATTTATCATAATCCAACTTTACACGTACACCATCCAATTGTGAAGTTACCGGTGTTGGAGAAATAACATCCTTAATCTCCCTAACTTGATTTTCAATTGCATTTTTTACAACAATGGAAGGTACTAACGGTGCATCAAGAGTCATTTCATGTTTTCTTTCGTTTAAAATCCTTTCTATAGTTTCAACCAGGTTATCTAAAGCACGTATATCAGGACCTCTCCTAAGCCTCCTTGGGATTCTTCCAAGTCCGCCAACATACGCATCAGCTCCAGGAAGTTCATCAACATCCATATAAGGAGAACCTGTAACAATTACTGGAATATCAATATCATCATATAAGAATGCTTTTTCTTTAATACAGTTTTCAAAACTGCCTAAAGCAAAAACGGCAATATCATGCTCTTCAATTAGGCTTTTTTCTTCTTCAGTGATTCCTGAAGTGCCTTTACCATCACCTCTAGCAAGACCGATCATGTTATCCTTAGCACCATATTCCCTTAAATACTCTGAAATGTCACATGCCGCATGAGGCAAATGGTGTCTTGCAAGTGTTGGGGAAATAATTGCTATTTCAGAACCTGCCATAGGAGCAACGGATATTTTTGCTAAAAGTTCATTAGATTTGGCTTCAACTTTATCCACGTCTTCAATTGGAACTGCCATATTTAGAACTAGTTCCATCTGTTGGATGCTTTCTTGAAGAATAAATCCTCCCAAATCTTCAATTAATTCTTTAATTTCTTCACTTTTGTGAACTCCACCAGTAAATGTTAATGTTTCATACATATTAACAACTCTCAAAAAAATGCAATAGTATAATAAATAAATATATAGTAAAATATTAATTTCTATATTATATTAAATTTTCTAAAATGGAATATCTCACTTCAACTCTTTCAAAAGGATTTTTAGAAATATTCTTATGGGAAGGTATTTCCACCAGATTATCCTGTTCCATGACTTTTTCCTTTAAATAATCCGGATAAATCACATAATCAAAGTTTTCATCAGTTGAATCGAAACCGAAATCCTTAATGATATCCTTTAGAAATTCGGAATATACTTTAACCTTAATATTGCTTTTGAAACTTGAATTCAAATACTTCTTGCAAAGCTCATAATCATTGAAAAATTCAATGATTTCATCATCAGATAGCTCGTTTGAAGCGACTTTGGAAACTTTTTTGATACTTTCAAATATTTGTGAAGGAGTATTGAGCTTTATAGGCAACGAATCCATTTTTACTTTGCTTTCAGATAGCAATATGGCCAAATCACCATCTTCTTCATCAGGATTTTTATTTACGGCATATTCTGTAATGCCTGCCAATTTAACAATCTCTTCACACATAGGGGTTGTGATAATTTTCATAATCATAATTATATATGAACATTCAATATAAATTAATTCATGAAAGTAACATTAAGTTTTGAAAAAAGCAGTAGCTGCGACGTTTCAATAATGGTTGATGCACTTAGAGCAAGCACCACCATAACTATGGCTTTGAATTCATTTGAAAAAATAATACCCTGCTTCAGTCCTGAAGAAGCAATCGAATTAAAAAAAGAATTGGGCGGAGTTATTGCTGGTGAAAGAAATGGTGCAAAAATTGAAGGGTTTGACCTTGGAAACTCCCCTACAGCCCTCAAAGATTATAAAACCGATGAAAATCTTCTCATATTAACCACAAGCAACGGCACTAGAATACTTGAAAATATGGACTCAAAAGTTCTTGTGGGTTCTATGGTAAATGCAAAATCTGTTGCCCTAAAAAGTATAGACCTGGCGAGAGAGCATATTGATGTGGTTATGGCAGGCGTTAAAGGAAGATTTGCAATTGAAGATTTCCTTGCATCCGGAGAAATATTGTACTGGATTACACAATTTATTGATGATTGTGAATTAAGCGAATATGGTGAAGCTGCAATACTGGCAAGCAGCGATTGTGATTTGGCTAAAAAATCATTTATGAATTCCAGAACATCAAAAAAGCTAATGGAACTTGGCTATCAGAAAGATGTTGAATTTTGTTGTATGAAAAATGTTACAGACAACGTCGCCATATATGAAAATAATGAATTAACTTTATATATTTAAATTTCATAAGTATAAGATGAATAAAAATTTACAAGATGTGTTTTTTTAATGAAAAGAGAATGTTTAACAATAATTGGTACTGCCCATGTATCTGAAGAAAGTGTCAATGAAGTAAAAGACGCTATATATGAACAACACCCAGAGGTTGTTGCAATTGAACTTGATCGAGGCCGATATACTAAATTAAAAAAACAGATGATGGGCATTGAAGAAGATGACACAATCTCAGTTACAGATATTATTAAAGAAAATAAAGTAGGATTATTTGTTACAAGCACTCTTCTCGGATATTTTCAATCAAAAATTGGAGCAGATGTTGATGTAGCACCCGGTTCTGAGATGATAGGTGCAATTGAAGCAAGTGAAGATTTAGGAATACCAATTGCATTAATAGACAGAGAAATCAACACAACCTTGCAAAGAGCCTTGAACAAAATGGGCTTTAGGGAAAAAATTAAATTTCTATACGGATTATTAGCTTCAGTCTTTGGATTTGATGATGAAGATGAGGAAATAGACATTGAAGATTTGAAAAATCCGGATAATCTTGATGATTTAATGGAAATGTTTAAAGATGAAGCGCCAAGCGTTCATGAAGTTCTTGTGCACGAAAGAGATGCATATCTTGCAGGAAAAATTATGCAGATTCCTCAAGACCATGTTATTGCAGTAGTTGGTGCGGGACATAAACCTGGAATAGAAAAGTTTTTAGATAATCCCGAAACATTGCCAGATTTGAATGAACTGGAAAAAATTAATGATAAAAAAGGAATTCCATGGCTTAAAATATTCTTAGCACTGATTCCTATATTGTTTATTGCGATATTTTTTCTGGCATATTTTAATGGGATAAATATCACTTGGAACATCTATGAATTTGTCGCAATCAGCGTAGGTATGGGATTTATTGGATCCATTCTTTCAGGTTCAAAAATACAATCCGCAATAGTCGGAGGAGTAACCGCTCCTTTAACAATTATACACCCATTGCTTGCTGCAGGATGGTTTTCTGGCTTAACAGAAGCAAGATATAGGAAAGTAAGACAAAGCGATGTTCAGAATTTAGCCAATATTGAAAGTTTAAGAGATTTATGGGGAAATAACATATTTAGGATATTATTGGTAGTAGTTGGGACTAATCTTGGAGTCAGCATAGCTACTCTAGTAATTTTGCCTTCACAGGTTTTCATACCATTATTCATGAAAATATTTGGAGGATAATAATTAATTTTAAATAATATATTAATAATATTATTATTACTATTAATTTTAAATGGAAAAAATCATGTATTTTATAATTCGTTGCGATTGTGGACGTGCACTCTATGCAAAAGAGGGAGTTGCTACACGTAAATGCGTTTGCGGAAAAACCCTAAAAGTTAAATCAAGACGCATTTTTAAAAAAGTGGCAACAAGAGAAGAAGCATCTGAGGCCGTTCAAGAAATGCAAGATAAGATATATGGAAACACCGGCTTTATGAGAGCCAGTGACTTATAATATTTTTAATGGTTTGTTAAAAATGATTGGAACGATACTTAAGATAATTATAATATTAATTTTAATAATCCTTACAGGTTATTTATCAATGGCGGAACTTGCTGTTGTATCTATAAGGAAAGCAAAAATGCAAAAATACTTAGAAGAAGGAAATAAGAACGCACAAATTGTTTTTGATTTATTAGAAGATCCTAATGAATTTTTATCTACAGTTCAAATTGGAATTTCATTAATCGGTGTTTTAACTGGGGCATTTGGTGGAATAACTTTAGCAGAACCTCTTGCCAAATTAATCTCTTTTATACCATACAGCGATATGATAAGTGTGGCAATAGTCGTTATCGTAACCACCTATTTAACATTAGTGATAGGGGAAATCGTGCCAAAAGTAATTGCATTAAATGATCCTGAAAGAATATCCCTTAAAGTTGCCAAAAGTATGGTTATTCTTTCCAAAATTTCAAAACCTGTTAGTTTTATTCTTGCAAAATCCAGCAGTTTTCTTTTATGGTTAATGAGAATTGAAAATAAGAGTGATGAAGTAGTTACCGAAGAAGAAATTGAATTAATGATTAAAGAAGGAAGAGAAGACGGTACTATTGAAAAAGAAGAAGAAGACATCATCAAAAGAGTTTTCAAACTTGATGACCAGAAAGTTGAAAGCATAATGACCCCGCGTAATGAGATTATTTGGATTGACCTTGATGATGAAAGAGAAGTAAACAAAGTTAAGATTATTGAAAGTAGAAGATCAATTTTTCCAATAGCTAAAGGAGAATTGGATGACTTCATTGGAGTTGTGCAGGCAAAGGATATTCTATCTGCAATGTTTAGTGAAGACGAGTTTGATGTTTACAAAATCGTGAAAGAGCCTTTGGTGGTTTCTGAGCATTTGGAAACACTGGAATTGCTTAAGGAATTTAAGGAAAATCAGGAATATGTGCACATGTCCCTTGTTGTTGATGAATTCGGAAGTGTTGAAGGTTTAATCACCTTAA from Methanobrevibacter sp. YE315 encodes:
- a CDS encoding methanogenesis marker 7 protein, producing the protein MYETLTFTGGVHKSEEIKELIEDLGGFILQESIQQMELVLNMAVPIEDVDKVEAKSNELLAKISVAPMAGSEIAIISPTLARHHLPHAACDISEYLREYGAKDNMIGLARGDGKGTSGITEEEKSLIEEHDIAVFALGSFENCIKEKAFLYDDIDIPVIVTGSPYMDVDELPGADAYVGGLGRIPRRLRRGPDIRALDNLVETIERILNERKHEMTLDAPLVPSIVVKNAIENQVREIKDVISPTPVTSQLDGVRVKLDYDKYADVIADVVIDGKKLSEIAEIKKSFMYDYILVKINSESSLVEDSN
- a CDS encoding TraB/GumN family protein codes for the protein MKRECLTIIGTAHVSEESVNEVKDAIYEQHPEVVAIELDRGRYTKLKKQMMGIEEDDTISVTDIIKENKVGLFVTSTLLGYFQSKIGADVDVAPGSEMIGAIEASEDLGIPIALIDREINTTLQRALNKMGFREKIKFLYGLLASVFGFDDEDEEIDIEDLKNPDNLDDLMEMFKDEAPSVHEVLVHERDAYLAGKIMQIPQDHVIAVVGAGHKPGIEKFLDNPETLPDLNELEKINDKKGIPWLKIFLALIPILFIAIFFLAYFNGINITWNIYEFVAISVGMGFIGSILSGSKIQSAIVGGVTAPLTIIHPLLAAGWFSGLTEARYRKVRQSDVQNLANIESLRDLWGNNIFRILLVVVGTNLGVSIATLVILPSQVFIPLFMKIFGG
- a CDS encoding DUF1922 domain-containing protein; this encodes MYFIIRCDCGRALYAKEGVATRKCVCGKTLKVKSRRIFKKVATREEASEAVQEMQDKIYGNTGFMRASDL
- the mmp10 gene encoding methyl coenzyme M reductase-arginine methyltransferase Mmp10 (Mmp10 (methanogenesis marker protein 10) is a cobalamin-requiring radical SAM methyltransferase that creates the methylarginine modification to methyl coenzyme M reductase.), with product MQLVADVGGIPGKDCNGFCKYCYFRKVKEVKSFGCAHCLPNKIGCERCSKGISETQSEFKPPFQVMNEVQTALMMNMRPGKVTANISGGGDISCYPHLETLTAGLNQYSIPSVLGYTCGKGITDGEIASRLINNGVEEVSFTIFSSDPKLRKEWVKDPNPEEALKACKTFCENIKLTGAAVIIPGVNDGDVLRQTCNTLEEWGAKGMLLMRFANTFNEGLILGNEPIIKGIESQPVEDFAELVKQINSEYKFRVSGTPLCDPETGGPFAIAKDENEIFLQFIKPVTGEATIITSKIAAPFIAKIFDKLEVDSVNVVAVEKEIACLITKEDLEKLDLSEIKQAVIIPGRSFVHQLDAERILSADGLERIVGRGPDTLTVDGELSIDMTDENVIERELEDFNDLVDAINFFGMRIL
- the comB gene encoding 2-phosphosulfolactate phosphatase, with amino-acid sequence MKVTLSFEKSSSCDVSIMVDALRASTTITMALNSFEKIIPCFSPEEAIELKKELGGVIAGERNGAKIEGFDLGNSPTALKDYKTDENLLILTTSNGTRILENMDSKVLVGSMVNAKSVALKSIDLAREHIDVVMAGVKGRFAIEDFLASGEILYWITQFIDDCELSEYGEAAILASSDCDLAKKSFMNSRTSKKLMELGYQKDVEFCCMKNVTDNVAIYENNELTLYI
- a CDS encoding hemolysin family protein; translation: MIGTILKIIIILILIILTGYLSMAELAVVSIRKAKMQKYLEEGNKNAQIVFDLLEDPNEFLSTVQIGISLIGVLTGAFGGITLAEPLAKLISFIPYSDMISVAIVVIVTTYLTLVIGEIVPKVIALNDPERISLKVAKSMVILSKISKPVSFILAKSSSFLLWLMRIENKSDEVVTEEEIELMIKEGREDGTIEKEEEDIIKRVFKLDDQKVESIMTPRNEIIWIDLDDEREVNKVKIIESRRSIFPIAKGELDDFIGVVQAKDILSAMFSEDEFDVYKIVKEPLVVSEHLETLELLKEFKENQEYVHMSLVVDEFGSVEGLITLNDLLEGIVGDIPGIDEEDEPEAIQRDDGTWLIDGRYPIDKFKKLFDFKDSLPDEEEDNYTTLAGFILSISGTIPNEEDKYECGRFIFEIIDIDGHQIDKVLVTDLGPEEEIVEE